A window of Deltaproteobacteria bacterium contains these coding sequences:
- a CDS encoding HU family DNA-binding protein: protein MTKAELVAKMAEKAGLSKADAERALKYFLDSVQETLVSEGKLTLTGFGTFMVEERQARTGRNPRTGEELNIPACKVVKFRPGKDLKDAIK from the coding sequence ATGACGAAAGCTGAATTGGTGGCCAAGATGGCTGAAAAGGCTGGATTGAGCAAAGCCGATGCCGAACGTGCTCTGAAGTATTTTCTCGATTCCGTCCAGGAGACCCTTGTCAGCGAGGGCAAGCTGACCTTGACCGGATTTGGAACCTTCATGGTGGAAGAGCGCCAGGCCCGTACCGGCCGTAACCCCCGCACTGGCGAGGAGTTGAACATTCCTGCTTGTAAGGTCGTGAAGTTTCGTCCCGGCAAAGACCTGAAAGACGCAATCAAGTAG